The following proteins come from a genomic window of Phaeodactylum tricornutum CCAP 1055/1 chromosome 19, whole genome shotgun sequence:
- a CDS encoding predicted protein codes for VALLLSGGVDSSVALNLLVQQGYDVTAFYLKIWLEDELAHLGHCPWEDDYRVCQEVCEQAGIPLETVSLQNAYKSRVIAYTVHEAEQGRTPNPDIMCNSRVKFGCFYEAIDQREFDFVASGHYAQLVKDTETGSMRLLRAPDPIKDQSYFLCTLTQDQLQRVLFPIGHLQKSQVRDLADEFILPNRLRPDSQGLCFLGKVKFDEFLAVYLGTRPGPIVDAGTGDVVGQHHGVWYHTVGQRKGIGRVLDPLATSRGPWYVVAKDPGKDVVYCSNQYDEDIFTASRSEFAVENIHWIAGQAPPNLLKGDGGRFVMKIRHGPDLVKGTLRLTNTAGEGDVKLDSKDGGLAPGQYVVFYKDEECLGAGVISE; via the coding sequence GTGGCGCTCCTGCTTTCCGGCGGGGTCGACTCATCAGTTGCACTCAATTTGCTGGTTCAGCAAGGTTACGACGTTACGGCCTTCTACTTGAAAATCTGGTTGGAAGACGAGCTCGCTCATCTCGGCCATTGCCCCTGGGAAGACGACTATCGGGTTTGCCAGGAAGTCTGCGAACAAGCCGGTATCCCACTGGAAACCGTCAGTTTGCAAAATGCCTACAAATCGCGTGTAATTGCTTACACAGTCCACGAAGCCGAACAAGGACGGACACCCAATCCCGATATCATGTGCAACAGCCGCGTCAAGTTCGGCTGCTTCTACGAGGCTATCGATCAACGAGAGTTTGACTTTGTCGCATCCGGACACTACGCACAGCTAGTCAAGGATACAGAAACCGGATCCATGCGCTTGCTTCGAGCACCTGACCCCATCAAGGATCAATCCTACTTTTTGTGCACCTTGACGCAAGATCAACTACAGCGTGTTTTGTTTCCCATTGGTCATCTGCAAAAGTCACAAGTCCGAGACCTTGCTGACGAATTTATCCTACcgaatcgtcttcgtccagaCTCTCAAGGATTGTGCTTTTTGGGCAAGGTTAAGTTTGACGAATTTCTTGCCGTGTATTTAGGGACCAGACCGGGTCCGATAGTGGATGCGGGGACCGGGGATGTAGTGGGTCAACACCATGGGGTTTGGTATCATACGGTGGGCCAACGCAAAGGCATTGGTCGAGTATTAGATCCACTGGCCACGTCCCGTGGACCTTGGTACGTAGTAGCCAAAGATCCCGGAAAAGATGTGGTGTATTGTTCCAACCAGTATGATGAAGACATTTTCACCGCTTCAAGATCCGAATTTGCCGTTGAAAATATTCATTGGATTGCGGGTCAAGCGCCGCCAAACCTCCTAAAAGGAGACGGCGGACGATTCGTCATGAAGATACGACACGGGCCAGATCTTGTGAAAGGAACGCTGCGTTTGACCAATACGGCAGGCGAAGGTGACGTAAAGCTGGATTCTAAGGATGGCGGCTTAGCACCGGGTCAATACGTTGTTTTCTATAAAGACGAAGAGTGTCTGGGCGCGGGCGTGATTAGCGAA
- a CDS encoding predicted protein — MGESISSSLATTRTSTSLAQIFCLLTVSSFTSFELSVAFQPTLPSSSFSLLRKDAHVATTIVFETPRIRKVLSRRPWSALSDRNQEEEDEEDDDEDEIDPDSLGDWRAFRRNLSFSSDGDSTGSDSSEAAVSKKNKARAVSKENEELLKSQSSQLGQEYVSGVWAHETSTPEVGGLVLRMPLEVELFRNYKHSVMGTLLRKKLDNEVVEPSTWYAKAQTLVEEHMLTIAAKAGDDGQIDPTSLDDDASEMLTLYLDNQETWQEVCLVMERNESNGAATTLVLNRPMALKLTDSLGQLVLNGAYRGEKTKPKKDVTRFMRAFGGECAVYIGGPDDQDQPAVLVHGLADLAGANEISPGSGIYQGGIEAAVEGVISGKYQPLDFRFFVGRHVYVESTLDLSVVLGKYQPVACARSVALKQCLSLPKPLWHEVLELCAGELADISELEMLKRDDLKFEIIDEDDEDEDDDDDSPDELDELDRFDDEDDEYYSST, encoded by the exons ATGGGAGAATcaatatcgtcgtcgttagCAACGACGCGCACGTCAACTTCCTTGGCACAGATTTTCTGCCTACTGACGGTATCTTCATTCACCTCTTTCGAGCTTTCGGTGGCCTTTCAACCAACGCTACCTTcatcttctttctctttaTTGAGAAAAGACGCGCATGTCGCAACAACCATAGTATTTGAGACCCCTCGCATTCGCAAAGTATTAAGTCGAAGGCCCTGGAGTGCTTTATCTGACAGGAATcaggaggaggaagacgaggaagacgatgatgaggatgaGATTGATCCTGATTCTCTCGGAGACTGGAGAGCCTTTCGCCGGaatctttccttttcttccgatGGCGATTCCACGGGTTCGGATTCCAGCGAAGCTGCCGTATCCAAAAAGAATAAAGCCAGGGCGGTTAGTAAGGAAAATGAGGAGCTCCTAAAATCTCAGAGTAGCCAGCTGGGACAGGAATACGTGTCTGGTGTTTGGGCCCACGAGACATCTACG CCGGAAGTAGGCGGCTTGGTGCTACGAATGCCACTAGAAGTTGAACTCTTTCGTAACTACAAACATTCCGTCATGGGGACTTTATTACGGAAGAAATTAGACAATGAAGTAGTCGAGCCCTCCACCTGGTACGCGAAAGCTCAGACGCTCGTCGAAGAGCATATGCTCACCATTGCTGCAAAAGCCGGGGACGATGGACAGATCGATCCAACCTcactggacgacgacgcctcCGAAATGCTCACGCTTTATTTggacaatcaagaaacaTGGCAAGAGGTGTGTTTGGTGATGGAACGCAACGAAAGCAACGGAGCCGCGACAACTCTAGTATTGAATCGTCCCATGGCATTGAAACTTACTGACAGTCTCGGACAATTGGTACTTAACGGTGCATACAGAGGCGAAAAgacgaaaccaaaaaaggatGTTACACGATTCATGCGCGCATTCGGTGGAGAATGTGCCGTTTACATTGGTGGACCGGATGATCAGGACCAACCGGCCGTACTAGTACACGGACTTGCCGACTTGGCCGGTGCGAATGAAATTTCGCCCGGAAGCGGTATTTATCAAGGTGGGATCGAAGCGGCGGTGGAAGGAGTAATCTCAGGCAAGTATCAACCACTGGATTTCCGGTTTTTCGTAGGACGACACGTTTACGTGGAATCCACCTTGGATCTATCGGTCGTTTTGGGAAAGTACCAGCCGGTTGCCTGTGCGCGGTCCGTAGCTCTGAAACAGTGTTTGAGTTTGCCCAAACCGCTATGGCACGAGGTTTTGGAATTGTGCGCAGGAGAACTGGCGGATATATCTGAGTTGGAAATGCTCAAACGCGACGATCTAAAATTTGAAATtatcgacgaagatgatgaagacgaggacgatgatgatgactcACCAGATGAGCTCGATGAGTTAGATAGATtcgatgatgaagacgatgaatACTATTCCAGTACATAG
- a CDS encoding hypothetical protein (Gene of unknown function that contains a prolyl 4-hyroxylase domain. This is a very common domain in diatom genomes. This gene also contains a Metridin0like Shk toxin domain. Metridin is a toxin produced by a brown anemonae. There are many ESTs for this gene under conditions of nitrate starvation.) has protein sequence MLLRFVPTFAYFSLLVPLVTWAGRTTVLTHKSALHVQNANSQNACVDGSSEGFWAGANNSTRTSCSWNDEAQIIAESTYELSSPAAPEADNLGSKLGVPQTIDAARSQEILERIASAQTYMDEVVAIDEKYAKVRELCDNKNANCAFWAVIGECENNPGYMKLNCGPVCKSCEQLHVETRCPMDPDAVDALYPGTLTHMFEGILANPDFQKYEISVLSRPTLAPGDTEETADYFVGGPWVIMLDNALSSEEADRLIELGGIEGYERSADVAETNSGRTSTNAWCQHDCYKDPTARAVMDRVANITSIPEVNSEYLQMLQYEKSQFYQTHSDYIPYQVNRPTGVRILTFYFYLSDVEEGGGTNFPKLGLTVTPKKGRAVLWPSVLDDEPNQKDARSDHQALPVIKGVKYGANAWIHQRDYKTWSQKGC, from the exons ATGTTGTTGCGCTTTGTTCCGACATTTGCTTACTTTTCATTACTCGTGCCCTTAGTAACCTGGGCTGGCCGTACGACCGTTTTGACCCACAAAAGTGCTTTGCACGTCCAAAATGCCAACAGTCAGAATGCCTGCGTCGATGGCAGCAGTGAGGGCTTTTGGGCCGGCGCTAACAACTCCACACGGACGTCTTGTAGTTGGAATGACGAAGCCCAGATAATTGCGGAGTCGACATACGAGCTGTCGTCACCGGCGGCCCCTGAGGCGGACAATTTGGGATCCAAATTGGGCGTTCCACAAACCATCGATGCGGCGCGATCGCAAGAGATTCTGGAACGCATCGCTAGCGCCCAAACTTACATGGACGAGGTAGTCGCCATCGACGAAAAGTACGCTAAAGTACGGGAATTGTGCGATAACAAGAACGCCAACTGTGCGTTTTGGGCGGTTATCGGCGAG TGCGAGAACAATCCTGGCTACATGAAATTGAATTGTGGTCCAGTTTGTAAATCGTGCGAGCAGCTTCACGTCGAAACCCGGTGTCCCATGGACCCTGACGCCGTCGATGCCTTGTACCCGGGAACCCTCACGCATATGTTCGAAGGCATCCTCGCCAACCCCGATTTCCAAAAGTATGAAATATCTGTCTTGTCTCGGCCGACACTAGCTCCTGGGGATACAGAAGAAACTGCAGACTACTTTGTTGGTGGCCCGTGGGTGATCATGCTCGACAACGCCTTGTCGTCGGAAGAGGCAGATCGACTGATTGAGTTGGGCGGTATTGAGGGCTACGAACGCAGCGCCGATGTCG CAGAAACTAACTCGGGCCGCACGTCGACTAACGCCTGGTGCCAACACGACTGTTACAAAGATCCAACGGCGCGCGCCGTCATGGACCGAGTAGCCAACATTACCAGTATTCCCGAAGTGAATTCCGAGTATTTGCAAATGTTACAGTACGAGAAATCACAGTTCTACCAAACTCATTCAGACTACATTCCTTATCAAGTGAATCGACCAACAGGTGTCCGCATTTTGACATTCTACTTTTATTTAAGCGATGTGGAAGAGGGTGGTGGTACAAACTTTCCCAAGTTAGGCCTCACCGTGACGCCGAAAAAGGGTAGGGCCGTGTTGTGGCCTTCAGTCTTAGATGATGAACCCAATCAAAAGGACGCCCGCTCCGATCACCAAGCCTTGCCGGTAATCAAGGGCGTCAAGTATGGTGCCAATGCATGGATTCACCAACGAGATTATAAGACATGGAGCCAGAAAGGATGCTAA
- a CDS encoding predicted protein: MKSSTGLGIGVALLYGCTAAVAFTPTHSATIPPPTHSSPALQGILPNYRACQIPQGCPSLDRLRSPTQTSTALQAVPGGRKHATTLAGRLWPAIRKFYITPAKFKAIVAAVVHITDWQDIILIGIVAYGINPLARLTFDMMSDEKKEKRTYFDRKRFGVASTIAQIARVSLSVYIFDVICVILTTLDFDFPTKWMLPQAYSKIAYSTWFLQHFILWKRMALCKWFKVDPEDMGRIELLDRVVSGLAGATYSLFLFDWLSIRMGFAMKGIFAFGSVGTLAFTLASQGLVTQLISGLFLTATDKMYVGDAVQFGDGTSGKIIRMGWMNTLIRNGDNTITNVPNAMLANQKITNLSRLRQCQVKQVLRFHYDDADLLPEVLESIKTEIKQSCPKLIDGNRPFRVFWTGYNEDHLEVMVDTHHSIAPIGDAYWINRQKVLMAINRAVKKHNVEIAQMYSFATSGSEPSWRVIPKSTMTINPKKESASKE, from the exons ATGAAGTCGTCAACAGGGCTTGGGATCGGAGTGGCGTTGCTCTACGGCTGTACCGCAGCAGTGGCGTTCACACCCACTCACTCTGCCACGATACCACCGCCAACGCATTCCTCTCCAGCCTTGCAAGGGATATTGCCGAACTATCGGGCATGCCAGATTCCCCAAGGCTGTCCAAGTCTGGATAGGCTGCGTTCACCTACACAGACTTCGACGGCATTGCAGGCAGTGCCTGGCGGCAGGAAACATGCAACCACGTTGGCCGGTCGCCTTTGGCCCGCTATTCGAAAGTTCTATATTACTCCAGCAAAATTCAAAGCCATCGTTGCTGCCGTTGTGCACATCACCGATTGGCAAGACATTATCTTGATAGGAATCGTGGCCTATGGTATAAATCCACTGGCTAGACTGACCTTCGATATGATGtccgacgaaaagaaagaaaagcgaACGTACTTTGATCGGAAGCGTTTTGGTGTCGCTTCGACCATTGCACAAATCGCTCGTGTTTCGCTGTCCGTCTACATTTTCGACGTCATATGCGTGATTTTGACAACACTGGATTTTGACTTTCCCACGAAATGGATGCTGCCACAGGCCTATTCCAAGATTGCGTACTCTACTTGGTTCTTACAGCATTTCATTCTGTGGAAACGAATGGCACTGTGCAAATGGTTCAAGGTGGATCCCGAAGACATGGGCCGGATCGAGCTCCTGGATCGGGTTGTATCAGGTTTGGCAGGAGCTACTTACAgcttgtttttgtttgatTGGTTGTCGATAAGAATGGGGTTTGCCA TGAAAGGtatctttgcttttggcagCGTCGGTACTTTGGCATTTACATTGGCGAGCCAGGGTCTGGTAACACAGCTCATTTCAGGACTTTTCTTGACGGCGACGGACAAAATGTACGTTGGCGATGCCGTCCAATTTGGTGACGGCACGTCGGGAAAGATTATACGCATGGGATGGATGAACACTTTGATTCGTAACGGAGACAACACAATTACCAACGTCCCCAATGCCATGCTCGCCAACCAAAAAATCACCAACCTTTCCCGTCTACGCCAGTGTCAAGTCAAACAAGTGCTCCGTTTCCATTATGATGATGCCGATCTACTGCCGGAAGTTCTCGAATCGATCAAAACCGAAATTAAACAATCGTGCCCCAAGCTAATTGATGGAAATCGTCCGTTCCGCGTATTCTGGACTGGTTACAACGAGGATCACCTGGAAGTTATGGTCGATACGCATCACTCCATTGCTCCTATCGGTGACGCCTACTGGATTAATCGCCAAAAAGTCCTTATGGCTATCAATCGCGCCGTTAAGAAGCACAACGTCGAAATCGCGCAAATGTACAGCTTTGCCACTTCGGGAAGTGAACCAAGCTGGCGCGTGATTCCAAAGTCCACGATGACGATTAATCCCAAAAAGGAAAGCGCTTCGAAAGAATAG
- a CDS encoding predicted protein yields the protein MEPLIINLVGLSDTEAALFAEAGITDRTTIASLDLPAFTQVLGDQVGTLAKRYKLKRVAEYLSSGKEIGPDTTMGEINLALSSNHQNVGANAPNPAAGLDPRHGTMKASINTISKFSGDLEDFEDWSTKTAAALGITVYRKLLDGPPEVGNDFDAARNNELYHMFVIALVDGAAMHIMEDVKDQNGYAAWMAIKEWYGMSDTGRTIIDKYRSKLDTLLLDDATPAGTFVNHFKRFSQKLEENGEGYTADTKRRQFLDKIIDEDYDVVKQQLEGDSTADFNECVARIRMREQVLMKDSTLSAKKARRFKSSEGGKSNSGGPSSGKIPSIPNSILNLVKPASARKNLIKWRGVWNSEGRILRSDELASTEYDGKGKTPSKREHDNGSSDESVKTRNTQGKGGSSSKKGKRGKGRRITGVVRRTETKTSGTPDSSIRISMKDPDDHVEGDEYDDVEIESGQEDDSTAPVKKERAKKQKNPSKRKHKRAKSRRSLISRRGRVGNEKPRAILDPGTECDIVGGDVWTVLEKVIGVEAQLGGALAGMGKCSLPLVNAVAAYDHPKEGTILIGAGNVGYDERSTQTESLFNTHELRKHGVIVSDTTIRDGGLQSIEVDGISIALDFVDEKTLSFYLRKPTEKELENLEIHWLSPRRLVRSSIHPIRRTPVAIVPERAPWAERLGNCPEFTLSKTLLATTQLCAAPVEMDKREAPRQHRKSRIHALHPRRIEGRTDSDTFFSSVESIEGFLCVQIFFCHESNYTYVRGMRKESQSHGAYQDFIRNVGAPNVLLTDNARTQIGKKWTKTSRENVTRQIKSVPNNQNQNQAERKIQDVKKRTILTLRYGKTPLTFWCFCQQFIVDCLNHSAHKDLNFRTPMEKMYGHTPDISMFRFRFWEPVWYYEPTAKYPAPNFLPGRFVGIAWDHGDAFTYKIWTTPNNDWKQGRELVRNVVRSRHLEEKEPVVSYQDEDLLFSKTQPSRTQRRRSKKRNSRSDDSRGAKERNLDGSELESLVRFDDTPPITSVDSEEQGGDKAESQSDHCSPVEVETSDGDELYEDSESKTTNSTINSKRAREEVDGSALQSFDPLNNDAEVEMTSEINDYLDINESTASGVGGAHVTKIVGHNWMDGRLKLKVTWATEQTTWEELRDMKEDHPKMTAEYIVSTGGVSRSTTRGDRTLDWAKKTLRDLQRAVRRVARLRVQKRKKKKIYSIKPILKYGHTRHFGMSPDDADGACVIRRYFPLSVQLWKPFAGSSNM from the exons ATGGAACCTTTGATCATTAATCTCGTCGGTTTGTCGGATACCGAAGCAGCTTTGTTTGCTGAAGCCGGTATCACCGATCGGACTACCATCGCGTCGTTGGACCTTCCCGCGTTCACGCAAGTGTTGGGAGACCAGGTTGGGACGCTGGCGAAGCGATACAAACTGAAGCGTGTGGCTGAGTACCTCAGCAGCGGTAAGGAAATCGGTCCCGATACGACGATGGGAGAGATCAACCTCGCGTTGTCATCTAACCATCAGAATGTTGGAGCCAATGCTCCTAACCCGGCTGCTGGACTTGACCCTCGCCACGGAACGATGAAAGCGAGCATTAACACGATCTCGAAGTTTTCAGGTGATCTGGAAGATTTCGAAGACTGGTCGACGAAAACCGCAGCGGCTCTCGGAATCACCGTTTACCGTAAACTTCTCGACGGTCCTCCGGAAGTCGGAAATGATTTCGATGCCGCCAGAAACAATGAGCTCTATCACATGTTTGTGATTGCTCTTGTGGATGGTGCTGCAATGCATATCATGGAAGACGTGAAGGACCAGAATGGATACGCCGCGTGGATGGCTATCAAGGAATGGTATGGTATGTCGGATACCGGTCGGACGATCATCGACAAGTATCGTAGCAAGCTGGACACGCTACTGCTTGACGATGCGACCCCAGCCGGGACTTTTGTCAACCATTTCAAGAGATTCAGCCAGAAGCTCGAAGAAAACGGTGAGGGCTACACGGCGGATACGAAACGACGTCAGTTTCTCGACAAGATCATTGACGAAGACTACGATGTGGTCAAACAGCAGTTGGAAGGCGATTCGACTGCGGATTTTAATGAATGTGTTGCGCGCATTCGTATGCGCGAGCAAGTCCTCATGAAGGACTCCACTTTGTCGGCCAAGAAAGCTAGACGGTTCAAGTCGAGCGAGGGCGGCAAGTCGAACAGTGGAGGTCCGTCAAGTGGGAAAATTCCTTCGATTCCGAACTCTATACTTAACCTGGTCAAGCCGGCAAGTGCTCGCAAGAATCTAATCAAGTGGAGGGGAGTTTGGAACTCCGAAGGGCGCATTCTTCGATCGGACGAACTGGCAAGCACTGAGTATGACGGGAAAGGTAAAACCCCGTCGAAAAGAGAGCACGACAATGGCAGTTCCGACGAATCCGTCAAGACCCGCAACACCCAAGGCAAGGGGGGTTCCTCGTCCAAGAAGGGCAAGAGAGGCAAGGGGAGGCGAATCACCGGTGTTGTCCGTCGAACGGAAACGAAGACATCCGGCACGCCTGACTCCTCCATCCGGATCAGTATGAAGGATCCGGACGACCACGTCGAAGGTGATGAGTATGACGATGTCGAAATTGAGTCCGGTCAAGAGGATGATTCTACTGCACCTGTGAAGAAAGAACGGgcgaaaaagcagaagaaTCCGTCGAAGCGGAAGCACAAGCGTGCCAAGTCTCGTCGAAGCCTCATCTCCCGCCGCGGACGCGTAGGCAACGAGAAACCAAGAGCTATCCTAGACCCAGGGACTGAATGCGACATTGTTGGCGGGGACGTATGGACAGTTCTGGAAAAGGTGATCGGTGTAGAAGCCCAGCTAGGCGGAGCTTTAGCAGGGATGGGCAAATGCAGCCTGCCACTGGTTAACGCGGTGGCTGCGTACGATCATCCTAAAGAAGGAACGATCCTAATTGGTGCCGGTAACGTGGGATATGATGAAAGAAGCACCCAGACGGAGTCGTTGTTCAACACACACGAGTTACGAAAACACGGTGTCATTGTTTCGGACACGACCATCCGGGATGGAGGGcttcaaagcattgaagtCGACGGAATTTCCATTGCATTGGACTTTGTCGACGAGAAAACGCTTTCGTTCTACCTACGCAAACCGACCGAAAAGGAGCTAGAGAACTTGGAAATTCACTGGTTAAGTCCTCGAAGGCTAGTTAGATCTAGCATCCATCCTATTCGACGCACGCCGGTTGCTATAGTTCCTGAGCGGGCTCCATGGGCCGAACGGCTTGGAAACTGCCCGGAGTTTACGTTATCGAAGACTCTCCTGGCGACGACGCAACTATGTGCTGCCCCGGTCGAAATGGATAAACGAGAAGCTCCGCGTCAGCATCGCAAGTCTCGCATTCATGCTTTGCATCCTCGTCGAATCGAGGGTCGCACTGATTCGGATACATTCTTCTCGTCCGTTGAGTCTATTGAAGGGTTTCTGTGCGTGCagattttcttttgccatGAATCTAACTATACTTATGTTCGAGGTATGAGAAAGGAGTCGCAGTCGCACGGAGCGTATCAAGATTTTATACGGAATGTGGGAGCACCTAATGTTCTATTAACCGACAATGCTAGAACGCAAATCGGTAAAAAGTGGACTAAGACTAGTCGGGAAAATGTAACTCGACAGATCAAGTCCGTTCCGAAcaatcaaaaccaaaaccaagCCGAACGCAAAATTCAAGACGTGAAAAAGCGAACTATTCTCACTTTGCGATATGGAAAAACACCGCTCACATTTTGGTGTTTTTGCCAACAATTTATTGTTGACTGTTTGAATCATTCGGCTCACAAGGATTTAAATTTTCGCACCCCGATGGAAAAAATGTACGGTCACACGCCGGATATTTCCATGTTTCGATTCCGATTCTGGGAACCCGTTTGGTACTATGAACCAACGGCCAAGTACCCAGCTCCTAATTTTCTCCCTGGtcgttttgttggaattgccTGGGACCATGGCGACGCTTTTACTTACAAGATTTGGACTACTCCCAATAACGATTGGAAGCAAGGTCGCGAGCTTGTTCGAAATGTCGTCCGCTCGCGTcatttggaggaaaaggagCCAGTGGTCTCCTACCAAGATGAAGATCTTCTCTTCAGCAAGACGCAGCCGTCGCGTACGCAGCGTCGTCGCTCGAAAAAGCGAAACTCTCGTAGCGACGACTCCCGTGGAgccaaagaaagaaattTGGACGGTAGTGAATTGGAGTCACTGGTCCGTTTTGATGATACTCCTCCTATCACCAGCGTGGATTCAGAGGAGCAGGGGGGCGACAAAGCGGAAAGCCAAAGCGATCACTGTTCTCCCGTCGAAGTTGAAACGTCCGACGGTGACGAGCTGTACGAAGACAGTGAGTCAAAGACAACTAACTCTACTATCAACTCGAAGAGGGCTCGCGAGGAGGTCGACGGTTCAGCACTTCAGTCTTTCGACCCGCTAAACAACGACGCGGAGGTCGAAATGACAAGCGAGATCAACGACTACCTAGACATAAACGAGTCCACGGCTTCAGGAGTTGGCGGAGCCCATGTCACGAAAATCGTCGGACACAATTGGATGGACGGTCGACTCAAGTTGAAGGTAACTTGGGCCACCGAGCAGACGACTTGGGAGGAGCTTCGAGACATGAAAGAGGATCACCCCAAGATGACTGCAGAATACATCGTGAGCACAGGCGGCGTTAGTAGGTCAACAACGAGAGGAGACCGAACACTAGACTGGGCAAAGAAGACACTTCGCGATCTGCAACGAGCAGTACGAAGAGTTGCTAGGCT ACGCGTTCAAAAACgtaagaagaagaagatctACTCTATTAAGCCTATTTTGAAATATGGC cacacgagacacttcggcatgtcaccagatgacgcagacggtgcgtgtgtcatccgtcgctactttcctttgtccgtgcaactatggaagccattcgctggttctagtaacatgtaa
- a CDS encoding predicted protein — MGPASKPATAFAGSIDQSPWATVGPRREDSLHNDHHMNNINPASDPTTPARNQTRYHPQRETSCGARVLRGIIQAWLVVDFLVGLMLVVYSAWLQEERSVAGKGADPEPSDDSSPPHTLPPRLLITVTLVTGSLLLIRSGTGWMGLLLVDHPCRQFLFGTSTVLSLVVSFLDFGLSSVSWMKRRTIRNLLEQSWAFPSFLKVVHDAIAFHYHYVWMILLGLAFGECLRYLVFEQYFSVAVRYEDWEEDAPSATDTVPHTPRSLRRLRRPWWWSSTSQLEDDSDGLRQSLLSPGVPRWVSNRQDGEYDETTGVTPPRRRAKRSWLAFWKSSSRENLRDDGSVDFASVQEEWASRAEEDPFWWSRDDTETALHSVDRPRRDLDTSWIHEEEK; from the coding sequence ATGGGACCAGCTTCGAAACCAGCAACAGCGTTTGCTGGATCAATCGACCAGAGTCCCTGGGCAACTGTGGGACCCCGTCGCGAAGACTCCCTGCATAACGATCATCACATGAATAACATCAATCCTGCCAGTGATCCAACGACACCGGCGCGGAATCAAACACGATACCATCCACAGCGAGAGACTTCCTGTGGAGCGAGAGTCCTGCGAGGGATCATTCAAGCATGGCTAGTCGTGGACTTCTTGGTGGGTTTAATGCTGGTTGTGTATTCTGCGTGGTTGCAAGAGGAACGTAGCGTTGCCGGTAAAGGGGCTGATCCGGAACCGAGCGATGATTCTTCTCCGCCGCACACACTACCGCCGCGGTTGCTCATCACCGTGACGTTGGTAACGGGTAGTCTTTTGCTGATTCGAAGTGGGACCGGATGGATGGGGCTGCTCCTCGTTGATCACCCTTGTCGACAATTCTTGTTTGGAACTTCAACGGTCTTATCTTTGGTGGTCTCTTTCTTGGACTTTGGACTGAGTTCCGTATCGTGGATGAAACGACGAACGATTCGGAATCTCTTAGAACAGAGCTGGGCGTTTCCGTCTTTTTTAAAAGTCGTCCACGACGCGATTGCTTTCCACTATCATTACGTATGGATGATACTTTTGGGTCTGGCGTTTGGGGAATGTCTGCGATATCTCGTTTTTGAACAATACTTCTCGGTTGCCGTCCGATACGAAGATTGGGAGGAGGATGCTCCCAGCGCTACCGATACCGTGCCGCACACGCCACGGAGTCTGCGCCGACTACGTCGGCCATGGTGGTGGTCCAGTACTTCGCAGCTGGAGGATGACAGTGACGGTTTGCGCCAATCACTATTATCACCAGGCGTTCCTCGTTGGGTTTCCAATCGACAAGATGGCGAGTACGACGAAACCACCGGTGTGACACCACCCCGCCGCCGTGCAAAGCGATCATGGTTGGCCTTTTGGAAATCGTCGTCGCGAGAAAACCTAAGGGACGATGGGTCGGTAGATTTTGCCTCGGTGCAGGAGGAATGGGCGAGTCGGgcggaagaagatccgtTTTGGTGGTCACGGGACGACACCGAAACGGCGTTGCATTCGGTGGATCGTCCCCGTCGGGATCTCGATACATCCTGGATccacgaagaagaaaagtag